The following coding sequences lie in one Panicum virgatum strain AP13 chromosome 6N, P.virgatum_v5, whole genome shotgun sequence genomic window:
- the LOC120678861 gene encoding uncharacterized protein LOC120678861, whose protein sequence is MESGRKPRSLLDMCVQKLIDNLRHLGSVDGIEMELLKRILPHCTLEQLTRIENRTEMDLSPVTDSLWKRFYQREFGEEHTNMVIKRMKESGGRARYTWRELFKAKTEKQKEVEDKMLEKIAKKFQAEKAEKQSKQIKLCTKVPPSSKRSFFGGSGPSSLSNSNYKSPILKKARIEVNSHARLQCAIQKNTFRRPSQPIRTNSLSGQTVRTTTIHRPNSTITITKPIGSNRQIQNSRPKF, encoded by the exons ATGGAGTCCGGGAGGAAGCCTCGGAGCCTGCTGGACATGTGCGTCCAGAAGCTCATCGACAACCTCCGCCACCTGGGCAGCGTCGACGGCATCGAGATGGAGCTGCTCAAGCGCATCCTGCCGCACTGCACGCTGGAGCAGCTCACCCGCATCGAGAACCGCACCGAG ATGGATCTTAGCCCGGTAACCGATTCGCTGTGGAAGCGATTCTATCAGCGGGAATTTGGCgaggagcataccaacatggtCATCAAGAGGATGAAAGAGAGTGGAGGGAGAGCGCGTTACACATGGAGGGAGCTCTTCAAG GCAAAAACAGAGAAGCAAAAGGAAGTTGAAGATAAGATGCTTGAGAAAATCGCAAAGAAGTTTCAGGCAGAGAAAGCTG AGAAACAGAGCAAGCAAATTAAACTTTGTACAAAGGTGCCTCCAAGCAGCAAAAGAAGTTTCTTTGGAG GGAGTGGACCAAGCAGTCTATCCAATTCCAATTACAAGAGCCCTATACTGAAAAAAGCCAGGATAGAGGTTAACAG CCATGCAAGATTGCAATGTGCCATCCAAAAGAATACTTTTCGGAG GCCATCTCAGCCAATAAGGACAAACTCTTTGAGTGGACAGACAGTGCGAACAACAACCATTCATAGACCCAATTCAACCATCACCATCACCAAGCCGATTGGTTCGAACAGGCAAATTCAGAACAGCAGACCTAAATTCTAG
- the LOC120678858 gene encoding thyroid adenoma-associated protein homolog, translated as MSAKWRSLQHQHRYTYTSIVFPKHYHEALALVPADITSSDFFLQLNNLISLTSTYSQVVAVKDLASAYVQFLSAPGTSDDAVLAATKLYLEILFLENSLPLHRTLISVLAKCKKFSPVISVCFALLCEEYGGSGSKAKKRFLVSRAALSLIGYPKLGFLDEAVERCAAIMALDIVDGLDGVTRDIGEGSRPSPVVMEQCQEAMSCMYYLLQRYPSKFTGLDKASSVFNSSVRTILSVLKSSAFSRDCLVASGVSFCAAVQVFMSAEEISWFISQGLFGVCADHEDRKDLSVHDVLSDFNLCEEIRDLSILSRLCLLRGILTSIPRTVLNIRQLDSSGSLWTVLYDGILPELCKHCENPIDSHFNFHALTVTQICLQQINTSVLTDSTDFSGDYKPFSRSVINRILRIIWRNLEDPLSQTVKQVHLIFDLLLDIESCIPSEDHGLNNKLFLSNIANDLLCLGPRCKGRYVPLASLTKRLGAKSLLSLKPNLLSETAYAYIDDDVCCAATTFLKSFLETLRDECWNDDGIDQGYDAFRVLCLPPLMRGLVSGNSKLRSNLNTYALPALIEVDADSIFTMLGFISVGPSAKATEPDVVLKNDQCIAALVSLLKVSRNLALVEGDIDLDPDKLSVSQKEDNRGAAVISIRGINVTVPINWFALALTHSDESLRIDAAESLFLNPKTSSLPSSLELNLLKEAVPLNMCCSSTAFQMKWTSLFRKFFARVRTALDRQVKQGSWIPSSTASIEGADSVDAAKVAVTQRAEDLFQFMKWLSSFLFNSCYPSGPYERKTIAMELILTLLDVWPICHSEGKNNLYPYNDSIILPDSTISFVGSIIDSWDRLRENSFRILLQFPTPLPGISSSLSINNVIRWAKTLVLSPRVRESDAGALTFRLIFRKYVLELGVSLVFSKESDCLECYTQSTDGDTEVVTSQNPVAQYISSLIQWLCTVVEEGEKDLSEACKKSFVHGVLLTLRYTFDELDWNSEVVQSCVSEMKCLVERLLQLIMHITSLALWVVSSDAWYMPYDMDDVIDDGSFLSDIYEEDQRTTGTEKEEQNAKPGSNGKPADQVVMVGCWLAMKEVSLLFGTIIRKVPLPGCSHSNSSQDGLLDSTEVTSMSEEILDVEQLEKMGDHFLQVLLKMKHNGAIDKTRAGLTALCNRLLCSNDSRLCQMTESWMVLLMDRTIAKGQTVDDLLRRSAGIPAAFIALFLAEPEGTPKKLLPRALEWLIEFAKASLAIFQKDSNQKSGIRKDGLGEPCESLSGTAASAHSNGNLSKSRDEGVVPTVHVFNVLRAAFNDASLATDTSGFSAEATIVAIQAFSSPYWEVRNAACLAYTALVRRMVGFLNVQKRESAQRSLTGLEFFHRYPALHPFLSSELKTATELLADGVSNNLESHIVKAIHPSLCPILILLSRLKPSPISCGTDDSLDPFLLLPFIQRCATQSNYRVRVLASRALIGLVSNERLQQVISDLLDNLASGNCEVVSHRVQFSDPPILANMQNGNLHRASRSFSFNSIHGLLLQLSSLLDNNFRGLTDSCKKDHIIGQLIDVLSRCSWLGSTKLCSCPVVSTSYLRVLDLMLDIARTGKSRHTEVIQTLLLELSSQCLSSAISTRYAFHDPTRIELQQQATESFFSCFGLSKRNDETCEEDVQFQILGEPTSIISVMPREVSLPELHKEIMSCLADPTYDVRITVLKRILRLTKSIRHGQRKNILHQRAGANLQPVLMERLFAEDHPRCLYYTLKIIFLWNMESPFNNGEDSFTILSFWDRLVHLNNTMSHAKTREIILCCMGMCMKWFAKLLRNALQMNGLKTSELSASFVRINEGNILSDALLRVNFFVTLVKNRSAPSETNNARRAAAEAIVASGLLEEANLVASSVSNACFPFECDEGHIKEKCIEASVSEFTSLYACKIIDLWFICIKLLEDEDAYLRQNLANNVQKIIANGSASAFCDDSTPLQVDRVIELSFDYLTSLFGHWLKYIDCLLSIVLDTGNTLKSRGDLVRQIFDKEIDNHHEEKLLICQVCCFNIQKLLQSKCQTETGGKNELFLQNWRESFLNQLTSLTSGYIEKEGKTDWIGGIGNHKDVFISVYADLLGLYVLAPSGSLEQQDSPVTYLQEFSNLNGFITPFLKNPLISNLYVLVKLSHERFSSDKPENKVASNFDPYFLIR; from the exons ATGTCAGCAAAGTGGCGGTCGCTGCAGCATCAGCACCGGTACACCTATACCTCGATTGTGTTCCCCAAGCACTACCATGAGGCATTAGCACTTGTACCGGCTGATATAACTTCGTCCGATTTCTTTCTGCAATTGAACAACTTGATCTCCTTGACCTCCACCTACTCTCAAGTGgttgcggtcaaagaccttgcCTCGGCATACGTGCAGTTTCTGTCTGCTCCAGGGACATCTGATGATGCAGTGCTTGCCGCCACAAAACTTTATCTGGAAATCCTCTTCCTTGAGAactccctccctctccaccgGACACTCATATCGGTCCTTGCCAAGTGCAAGAAATTCTCTCCAGTTATCAGTGTGTGCTTTGCCTTGCTCTGTGAGGAATATGGTGGCTCTGGTAGTAAGGCAAAGAAGAGATTTTTGGTGTCCCGGGCAGCCTTGTCACTGATTGGGTACCCAAAGTTGGGATTTTTGGATGAGGCTGTAGAGAGGTGTGCAGCGATCATGGCACTGGATATTGTTGATGGGCTTGATGGAGTGACTAGAGACATTGGTGAAGGGTCACGGCCATCTCCAGTCGTGATGGAGCAGTGCCAGGAGGCCATGTCTTGCATGTACTACTTGCTGCAGCGGTACCCGTCTAAGTTTACTGGCCTTGACAAAGCATCAAGTGTCTTCAATAGTTCTGTTAGGACAATACTATCCGTTCTCAAGTCATCTGCCTTTTCAAGGGATTGCCTGGTGGCCTCTGGAGTGAGTTTCTGTGCTGCTGTTCAGGTTTTCATGAGCGCAGAGGAGATTTCCTGGTTTATTTCTCAAGGTCTATTTGGTGTCTGTGCAGATCATGAAGATAGAAAAGATCTATCCGTGCATGATGTGCTTTCTGACTTTAATCTGTGTGAAGAAATCAGAGATCTTTCCATTTTAAGTAGACTTTGTCTGCTAAGAGGGATTTTGACTTCTATTCCAAGGACAGTACTCAACATACGCCAACTTGATTCCAGTGGATCTTTATGGACTGTATTGTATGATGGGATTTTACCTGAACTTTGCAAGCATTGTGAGAACCCTATTGATAGCCATTTCAATTTCCATGCTCTTACAGTGACACAAATATGTTTGCAGCAGATAAATACTTCTGTTTTAACTGATTCCACTGACTTCTCTGGAGACTATAAGCCTTTCTCAAGAAGTGTTATCAACCGTATATTGAGAATCATATGGCGCAATCTCGAAGATCCTTTGAGTCAGACAGTAAAACAGGTGCATTTGATCTTTGATCTCCTATTAGATATTGAATCTTGTATTCCATCAGAAGACCATGGACTCAACAACAAATTGTTCCTAAGCAATATTGCAAATGATTTACTTTGCTTGGGCCCGCGATGTAAAGGGAGATATGTTCCTTTGGCTTCTTTGACAAAGCGATTGGGTGCCAAATCTCTTCTAAGTTTGAAACCAAACCTGCTTTCAGAAACTGCTTATGCATACATAGATGATGATGTTTGTTGTGCTGCGACAACATTTTTAAAGTCCTTCCTGGAGACTTTAAGAGATGAATGCTGGAATGATGATGGTATCGATCAAGGGTACGATGCCTTCAGGGTTTTGTGCTTGCCTCCTTTGATGCGGGGACTTGTATCTGGAAATTCAAAACTGCGTTCCAACTTAAATACTTATGCTCTACCTGCTCTTATTGAAGTTGATGCAGATAGTATATTCACAATGCTTGGGTTCATCTCAGTTGGCCCGAGTGCAAAGGCAACTGAACCAGATGTTGTTTTGAAAAATGATCAGTGTATAGCCGCACTGGTTTCACTGCTCAAAGTCTCTCGAAACCTAGCTCTTGTTGAAGGGGACATTGATTTGGATCCTGATAAATTGTCAGTGTCTCAGAAAGAGGATAACAGGGGCGCTGCAGTTATATCTATTAGAGGGATTAATGTTACAGTGCCTATTAATTGGTTTGCATTGGCACTGACACACAGTGATGAAAGTCTCCGTATAGATGCTGCTGAATCTCTCTTTCTAAATCCGAAGACATCAAGTCTTCCCTCCTCCTTGGAACTGAACTTGCTTAAAGAGGCAGTCCCATTGAATATGTGTTGTAGCTCAACAGCATTTCAAATGAAATGGACAAGTTTATTTCGGAAGTTTTTTGCTAGGGTACGAACAGCCCTTGACAGACAGGTAAAACAGGGGTCATGGATTCCATCTTCAACCGCTAGTATTGAAGGAGCTGACTCTGTTGATGCTGCTAAGGTCGCTGTTACCCAGAGGGCTGAAGATCTATTCCAATTCATGAAGTGGCTGAGCTCCTTTCTGTTTAACTCTTGTTACCCATCTGGCCCTTATGAAAGGAAAACAATTGCAATGGAGCTTATTCTTACACTATTAGATGTATGGCCTATTTGCCATTCTGAAGGGAAGAACAATCTTTATCCTTACAATGACAGCATAATATTGCCAGATTCAACAATTTCATTTGTAGGGTCTATAATTGATAGCTGGGACAGGCTCAGGGAAAACTCGTTTCGCATTCTGCTGCAGTTTCCAACACCACTTCCTGGAATTTCCTCTAGTCTATCCATAAATAATGTTATCAGATGGGCAAAAACACTTGTACTAAGCCCACGAGTCCGGGAAAGTGATGCCGGTGCGTTAACCTTCCGTCTTATATTTAGGAAGTATGTTTTGGAGCTTGGAGTCAGTCTTGTGTTTTCTAAAGAGAGTGATTGCCTTGAATGTTACACACAATCTACGGATGGAGATACAGAAGTTGTTACTAGTCAAAACCCAGTTGCACagtatatctcttcactcattCAATGGCTCTGTACTGTTGTTGAAGAGGGTGAGAAGGATCTTTCCGAAGCATGCAAGAAAAGCTTTGTTCATGGAGTTCTTCTCACCCTGCGCTACACATTCGATGAGCTGGATTGGAACTCTGAGGTAGTGCAATCGTGTGTTTCTGAAATGAAATGCCTGGTAGAAAGGCTTCTTCAGCTCATAATGCATATAACTTCGCTGGCTCTCTGGGTTGTTTCTTCTGATGCATGGTATATGCCGTACGATATGGATGATGTGATTGATGATGGTTCCTTCCTCTCAGATATATATGAGGAAGATCAACGTACTACTGGTACAGAAAAAGAAGAGCAGAATGCAAAACCAGGGAGTAATGGCAAACCAGCCGATCAGGTTGTTATGGTTGGTTGTTGGCTTGCTATGAAGGAG GTTAGCCTACTTTTTGGAACCATCATCAGGAAAGTTCCTTTGCCTGGCTGTTCTCATTCAAATTCATCTCAGGATGGCTTACTTGACAGTACTGAGGTGACAAGCATGTCAGAAGAAATTCTTGATGTGGAGCAGCTAGAGAAAATGGGTGACCATTTTTTACAAGTTCTTCTTAAAATGAAGCATAATGGTGCAATAGATAAGACAAGGGCTGGGCTTACTGCCCTTTGCAATCGTCTCCTTTGCTCAAATGATTCAAG GCTATGCCAAATGACAGAATCTTGGATGGTGCTACTGATGGATAGGACAATTGCCAAAGGGCAAACTGTAGATGATTTGCTAAGAAGGAGTGCAGGAATACCTGCTGCATTTATCGCCCTGTTCCTTGCAGAGCCAGAAGGAACACCAAAGAAGCTACTTCCAAGGGCACTAGAATGGTTGATAGAATTTGCTAAGGCATCTTTAGCTATTTTTCAGAAAGATAGCAACCAGAAGTCTGGAATAAGGAAAGATGGTCTTGGAGAGCCATGTGAATCACTATCAGGAACTGCTGCAAGTGCTCATTCTAATGGGAATCTATCTAAAAGCCGAGATGAGGGCGTTGTTCCCACGGTGCATGTGTTCAATGTGCTTAGAGCTGCCTTtaatgatgcaagcttggcAACCGACACTTCTGGTTTCAGTGCTGAGGCAACAATAGTTGCAATTCAGGCATTTTCATCTCCCTACTGGGAAGTGCGCAATGCAGCTTGCCTTGCATACACTGCACTGGTTCGTCGCATGGTTGGGTTTCTGAATGTGCAGAAACGTGAATCAGCACAACGATCATTAACTGGCCTTGAATTCTTCCACAG GTACCCAGCACTTCATCCTTTCCTTTCTAGTGAACTGAAAACTGCAACTGAACTGCTAGCTGATGGAGTTTCTAACAATTTGGAGTCACATATTGTGAAAGCCATACACCCTAGCCTTTGTCCAATTCTTATTCTTCTATCAAGGCTGAAGCCATCGCCTATAAGTTGTGGAACTGATGATTCTTTAGACCCTTTTTTGCTTTTGCCTTTCATCCAAAGATGTGCTACCCAGAGTAACTACCGGGTTCGTGTCCTTGCATCAAGGGCATTAATTGGTTTGGTATCTAATGAGAGACTGCAGCAAGTTATTAGCGATCTACTGGATAATTTGGCTAGTGGAAATTGTGAAGTGGTTTCCCACAGAGTTCAGTTTTCTGACCCTCCAATATTAGCTAATATGCAAAATGGAAATTTGCATCGGGCTTCTAGGTCTTTTTCATTCAATTCAATCCATGGTCTTTTGTTGCAGCTGTCTTCTCTTCTGGATAACAACTTTAGAGGTCTGACAGACAGTTGCAAGAAAGATCATATTATTGGCCAACTAATTGATGTTCTCTCAAGATGTTCTTGGCTTGGCAGCACCAAATTATGCTCTTGCCCTGTTGTAAGTACATCTTACTTGCGGGTATTGGATCTCATGCTTGATATTGCAAGGACAGGGAAAAGCAGACATACTGAAGTCATCCAGACACTACTGTTAGAGTTGAGCTCCCAGTGCTTGAGCAGTGCAATATCAACCCGGTATGCATTCCATGATCCAACCCGGATTGAACTTCAACAGCAAGCAACTGAATCATTTTTCAGCTGTTTTGGTCTTTCGAAAAGAAATGATGAAACTTGTGAGGAAGATGTTCAGTTCCAAATACTTGGTGAACCCACTTCAATCATTTCAGTGATGCCTAGGGAGGTCTCCCTACCTGAACTACACAAGGAGATTATGTCATGTCTTGCTGATCCGACATACGATGTTAGAATTACAGTGCTGAAGAGGATTCTTCGGCTCACAAAATCAATCAGACATGGCCAGAGGAAAAACATTTTGCACCAACGGGCAGGAGCTAATCTGCAGCCTGTCTTAATGGAACGGTTATTTGCGGAAGACCATCCCAGGTGCCTTTATTATACTCTAAAGATTATATTTTTGTGGAACATGGAATCCCCATTCAACAacggagaagattccttcacaATTTTATCCTTCTGGGACAGACTAGTTCATTTGAACAACACCATGTCACATGCAAAAACCAGAGAAATAATTCTATGTTGCATGGGTATGTGCATGAAATGGTTTGCTAAATTACTCAGGAATGCTCTTCAAATGAATGGGCTTAAGACTAGTGAGCTCTCTGCATCATTTGTCAGAATCAATGAAGGGAATATATTGTCTGATGCCTTGCTTAGAGTAAACTTCTTTGTCACTCTTGTCAAGAACCGAAGTGCGCCATCGGAAACTAATAATGCTCGAcgtgctgctgctgaggcaaTTGTTGCTTCGGGTCTTCTTGAAGAAGCGAACTTAGTTGCTTCATCTGTGTCCAACGCGTGCTTCCCTTTTGAATGTGATGAAGGGCATATCAAAGAGAAATGCATTGAAGCTAGTGTTTCTGAATTTACGAGTCTTTATGCATGCAAGATTATTGACTTATGGTTCATATGCATTAAGTTGTTGGAGGATGAAGATGCCTATCTGAGACAAAACCTTGCAAATAATGTACAAAAAATAATCGCAAATGGTTCAGCTAGTGCCTTCTGTGACGATTCCACACCACTGCAAGTTGATAGAGTTATTGAATTGAGCTTTGACTATCTTACTTCCTTGTTTGGCCACTGGCTGAAATACATCGATTGCTTGTTAAGCATAGTCTTAGATACTGGAAACACTTTGAAGTCCCGTGGGGATTTGGTCCGTCAGATATTTGATAAAGAAATAGATAACCATCACGAGGAAAAGCTGTTGATATGTCAAGTCTGCTGTTTTAATATACAGAAGCTTTTGCAGTCCAAATGTCAGACGGAAACAGGAGGAAAAAATGAATTGTTCCTGCAGAATTGGCGGGAAAGCTTTTTGAACCAGCTCACATCACTGACCAGTGGCTATATTGAGAAAGAGGGGAAAACTGATTGGATTGGCGGCATAGGCAACCATAAGGATGTGTTCATATCAGTTTACGCAGATCTGTTAGGATTATATGTGCTCGCACCATCAGGTTCTCTGGAACAACAGGACAGTCCGGTGACTTATTTGCAAGAATTTTCAAACCTTAATGGGTTTATCACACCCTTCCTCAAGAACCCTCTGATATCTAACCTTTATGTGCTTGTAAAACTGTCACATGAGAGGTTCAGCTCAGATAAGCCAGAGAACAAAGTGGCCTCAAATTTTGACCCATATTTTCTTATCAGATGA
- the LOC120678859 gene encoding haloacid dehalogenase-like hydrolase domain-containing protein 3 isoform X1, with protein MPPAAAASCPLLRRAPAAPFAALSGALSRSGMARRLVAASAGGGGRAPAYGGLLLDAGGTLLQVARPVAETYASIGRRYGVTKPEKGIMEGFKRAFSAPWPKTLRYQGDGRPFWRIVVAEATNCTDDDYFEEVYQYYAHGDAWRLPVGADTTLRELKDAGVKLAVVSNFDTRLWKLLKDLNVSDMFDAIVVSSEVGYEKPAPEIFKIALGRDKIEFDQIGVEATNAVHVGDDETADKAGANAIGLECWLWGADVKTFSEIRDRILTTDDPQ; from the exons atgccgcccgccgccgcggcgagctgccccctcctccggcgagctccggcggccccGTTCGCGGCCCTCAGTGGCGCTCTGTCCCGATCGGGAATGGCGCGTCGTCTGGTGGCAGCGAGCGCtgggggcggcgggcgggcgccgGCGTACGGGGGGCTGCTGCTCGACGCCGGCGGCACGCTGCTGCAGGTGGCGCGGCCAGTCGCCGAGACCTACGCCTCCATTGGCCGCCGCTACG GTGTGACGAAGCCTGAGAAGGGCATCATGGAGGGGTTCAAGCGGGCCTTCTCGGCGCCATGGCCGAAGACGCTCAGGTACCAG GGAGATGGGAGGCCATTCTGGAGAATTGTCGTAGCGGAAGCAACCAATTGCACTGATGATGATTACTTCGAAGAAGTGTATCAG TATTATGCACATGGAGATGCTTGGCGTTTGCCTGTTGGAGCAGACACAACACTGCGTGAGCTGAAGGATGCTGGAG TTAAGCTAGCTGTTGTATCAAACTTTGATACAAGGCTATGGAAATTACTTAAGGACCTCAATGTCTCCGATAT GTTTGATGCCATTGTGGTATCATCAGAGGTTGGATACGAGAAACCTGCTCCCGAAATCTTTAAGATAGCATTAGGTAGAGACAAAATAGAATTTG ATCAAATTGGTGTGGAAGCCACCAATGCAGTGCACGTAGGAGATGATGAAACTGCAGACAAGGCAGGTGCTAATGCTATAGGACTTGAGTGCTG GCTGTGGGGTGCTGATGTGAAGACATTTTCAGAGATAAGGGACCGAATTCTAACAACAGATGATCCTCAATAA
- the LOC120678859 gene encoding uncharacterized protein LOC120678859 isoform X3, with the protein MPPAAAASCPLLRRAPAAPFAALSGALSRSGMARRLVAASAGGGGRAPAYGGLLLDAGGTLLQVARPVAETYASIGRRYGVTKPEKGIMEGFKRAFSAPWPKTLRYQGDGRPFWRIVVAEATNCTDDDYFEEVYQYYAHGDAWRLPVGADTTLRELKDAGDQIGVEATNAVHVGDDETADKAGANAIGLECWLWGADVKTFSEIRDRILTTDDPQ; encoded by the exons atgccgcccgccgccgcggcgagctgccccctcctccggcgagctccggcggccccGTTCGCGGCCCTCAGTGGCGCTCTGTCCCGATCGGGAATGGCGCGTCGTCTGGTGGCAGCGAGCGCtgggggcggcgggcgggcgccgGCGTACGGGGGGCTGCTGCTCGACGCCGGCGGCACGCTGCTGCAGGTGGCGCGGCCAGTCGCCGAGACCTACGCCTCCATTGGCCGCCGCTACG GTGTGACGAAGCCTGAGAAGGGCATCATGGAGGGGTTCAAGCGGGCCTTCTCGGCGCCATGGCCGAAGACGCTCAGGTACCAG GGAGATGGGAGGCCATTCTGGAGAATTGTCGTAGCGGAAGCAACCAATTGCACTGATGATGATTACTTCGAAGAAGTGTATCAG TATTATGCACATGGAGATGCTTGGCGTTTGCCTGTTGGAGCAGACACAACACTGCGTGAGCTGAAGGATGCTGGAG ATCAAATTGGTGTGGAAGCCACCAATGCAGTGCACGTAGGAGATGATGAAACTGCAGACAAGGCAGGTGCTAATGCTATAGGACTTGAGTGCTG GCTGTGGGGTGCTGATGTGAAGACATTTTCAGAGATAAGGGACCGAATTCTAACAACAGATGATCCTCAATAA
- the LOC120678859 gene encoding haloacid dehalogenase-like hydrolase domain-containing protein 3 isoform X2 — protein MPPAAAASCPLLRRAPAAPFAALSGALSRSGMARRLVAASAGGGGRAPAYGGLLLDAGGTLLQVARPVAETYASIGRRYGVTKPEKGIMEGFKRAFSAPWPKTLRYQGDGRPFWRIVVAEATNCTDDDYFEEVYQYYAHGDAWRLPVGADTTLRELKDAGVKLAVVSNFDTRLWKLLKDLNVSDMFDAIVVSSEVGYEKPAPEIFKIALDQIGVEATNAVHVGDDETADKAGANAIGLECWLWGADVKTFSEIRDRILTTDDPQ, from the exons atgccgcccgccgccgcggcgagctgccccctcctccggcgagctccggcggccccGTTCGCGGCCCTCAGTGGCGCTCTGTCCCGATCGGGAATGGCGCGTCGTCTGGTGGCAGCGAGCGCtgggggcggcgggcgggcgccgGCGTACGGGGGGCTGCTGCTCGACGCCGGCGGCACGCTGCTGCAGGTGGCGCGGCCAGTCGCCGAGACCTACGCCTCCATTGGCCGCCGCTACG GTGTGACGAAGCCTGAGAAGGGCATCATGGAGGGGTTCAAGCGGGCCTTCTCGGCGCCATGGCCGAAGACGCTCAGGTACCAG GGAGATGGGAGGCCATTCTGGAGAATTGTCGTAGCGGAAGCAACCAATTGCACTGATGATGATTACTTCGAAGAAGTGTATCAG TATTATGCACATGGAGATGCTTGGCGTTTGCCTGTTGGAGCAGACACAACACTGCGTGAGCTGAAGGATGCTGGAG TTAAGCTAGCTGTTGTATCAAACTTTGATACAAGGCTATGGAAATTACTTAAGGACCTCAATGTCTCCGATAT GTTTGATGCCATTGTGGTATCATCAGAGGTTGGATACGAGAAACCTGCTCCCGAAATCTTTAAGATAGCATTAG ATCAAATTGGTGTGGAAGCCACCAATGCAGTGCACGTAGGAGATGATGAAACTGCAGACAAGGCAGGTGCTAATGCTATAGGACTTGAGTGCTG GCTGTGGGGTGCTGATGTGAAGACATTTTCAGAGATAAGGGACCGAATTCTAACAACAGATGATCCTCAATAA